The genomic interval GAAGTGAGTAATCGAACTGTGAAAATATTACTGGACGAATGCATCTTGAATTGCTTCAATTACAGTTATTCGGAGGGACCTTAGGCGTCTGAAACATAACCATGGCTGTTTCGTTTACCTTGACTTTGAATTGGTCGTATGACTCGCATCGTGTGCACTTGACTTTGAATTGTGTGTTCTTCATTTCTTGCATTGATTTATTTATCACGGTATATGTATTTTATGTACTTATTGAACAGCTTGATACATCATCAAAGCTTTCTCCACCTCCCCAAGTTTCCGAGAATTTGAGGCTAAATTCGGAGATTAATATCTCATTTAGTCTTTTGATCCATTATTTTCAGGATAATAGAAATTAGAGAAGATTTTTGAATTGTGATATCATAAGAGCGAATTAGACATTGATCTTTCATTTGTTTAAATGATCTGTGTTTTAGATTTTAGAAAGTAGGAATAACATGTAACTCATGTTCACATAAGAGGTTAATCGTGTAGACTTAAGATATATGATAAGTACTTCATGACTTGGTATGATTTAGGATAAAGATTCGCTCATCCTTCTTCCCACTATAGGCTGTTGAGCGGTGGATTGTAGACAGAGCTGTCTTGCCAATAGAGAACTCTTTAGGTGGAAGCATCCACAGAAACTATGATCTTCTGCTTCGACATAGGTTGCATATAGTTGGTGAGGTAAAATTTGCAGTTCGTCATTGTTTACTAGCCAATCATGGTGTTAAAATCGAGGAACTGAAAAGGGTGCTCAGTCATCCACAGGTGAGAACagtcttattatatatacacataaatCCCCCTCCCACTCTCCCCTCTCCCTTCCGGCTTAACATGATTCTTGTTCAGGCTCTTGCTCAGTGTGAAAACACATTGACAGGGCTAGGATTGGTGAGAGAAGCAGTGGACGATACTGCTGGTGCTGCAAAGGTACCTGATCTTTGGTTGTTCAATTGCTGCTCAGTTACTGTTACGATATTTCGTCATTTTTGGTCTATACTGCTGGAAAACTTGTCATCTTTTGTCTTCAAGTTATCATAATGGCTCAACAGAGATTCTGAGCAGCCTAGTCAGATTTTTGTGGATGCTTATTTATCGGCCACACTCGTATGAAGTTTTGATGATATGATGATTTTATATTCATATCATTCAAATTGGCATCGTTTTAATTGCCTGTTCAGAATGATTGTTGATGAGACTTTGGATATTATGCAGCATGTGGCTTTTCACAAATTGGAAGATGCAGGAGCTGTTGCTAGCTCAGTGGCTGCATCGATATATGGCTTGAATATACTTGCTGAAGATATTCAGGTGTTTACCTAAgcatttagttatcatttacTAGCCCATATATTCTAATGCTGCACCGATTAccaattttctcttcttctattAGGATGACTCTGACAATGTAACTCGATTTCTAATGCTAGCGAGAGAGCCCATAATTCCAGGCATTGATAGGCCATTCAAggttagcttcttcttcttcttctttttttttttgcctccTTTCAGGAGGAAGAGTCTTTCCCCTTCTACTTCTTTGTATTCATGGACATGGTGCTTAGAATAAGCAAACTGTTATTTATAATATGCTTACTTCCTTTTCAGACAAGTATAGTTTTCTCATTAGAGGAGGGTCCGGGAATTCTCTTCAAGGCACTTGCAGTTTTTGCTCTTCGCCAAATCAACCTTACAAAGGTATAATTTTGCCCAATGACCATGGGAACCTTCTCAATGCACCTGCTATGTAGTTCGTTAGCTAAGCACCGTTTGTTTTCTCAAACAGATTGAAAGTCGACCTTTGCGGAACCAGCCCTTACGATCATCTGATGATAATGGATCTTCAAAGTACATTCATTGAAACCTCTACTATATATTACTTATACAACTTTTCTCTTGCCAATGCATTTGTTCCTCCATAACTGCGTATTGTCCGGTTATTTCAATGGTCTGAAggtttctccttttcttcccctttccctctccttttcttttcctctttctaTAGCAGATACTTCGACTATCTTTTCTATGTGGATTTTGAAGCATCAATGGCTGATCAAAACGCACAAAATGCCCTTAGGCATTTAAAGGTATGTTTGCTCAGATCTTCCAAACAATATtcagaaaataaattttcatactGGCACGTGATAGGAAATGACATATTGGCTCGACAGGAGTTTGCTACGTTTTTGAGAGTGCTAGGAAGCTATCCAACGGACACTAGTATGGCATGAGAAGTTACAGCATCCAGAAGACTTGGTATCTCCTATTTCTTGGTCTACTTTGCTAAACCCGAGTTTCTTTATATAGTATTTATAGATTGTGCTTGTATCTCATAAAACTAGTCCTGAGCTATATAGATTTTAGAGCATTTATTTAAGAAGCTCCTCTaccattcaaattaacttattccCAAAATCTATACGGCCACTTTTGACACTAATATTTACATGGGAGAAGTTGTTGAAGTATCAGTAAAATATTCTGAAACATGTTGTGATAGTACTTTTATATTTTGTAGCTATTCTTTCTTGACTTGTTTGAATTGATTCCTTTAGGGGGCAATATGGCATCAACCAAGTTGTATATCGTCTTCCTCAGTTGTCAACTTACAGGAGGGATCGTCGGTTGGCTTAAAGGTTAAGCTTGTGGCTCTATGGATGTGTCTCTTTTCATATGAAGATTCGGCTCAATATTCCATAAAACCAGTAGATATTACTTAGTTCATTCACAGGTTTAGTTTACTTTTgcaaattaattattcatttacTCCATACTATTTTGTCTAGAGTTCGGATATCTGAGAGGTTAAGTCAATTTTGTAGTCAATTTTGGTTTGCAAATTTTTTGTTAATgtgttttaaagaaaaatatgtgGCAACAAAtctttttgttcattttctaTTGAACCATGTAATTTCTGTGTTTAGTAAAATGAAATCGGTTAGAGCTCGGGTTCGAGGGTGGGGAATGGTTCTTTGTTTGCCCGACTAACTGTAACTGGGAAGCTA from Benincasa hispida cultivar B227 chromosome 10, ASM972705v1, whole genome shotgun sequence carries:
- the LOC120087646 gene encoding arogenate dehydratase 2-like isoform X1, with the translated sequence MATSISRSSIPPSPRYICSRSSPSYRRAYLILDSRCFWKRLCCSSRCVSVLHGGSGKNSRFVETQSAMEDSHFEVVIKDPSTLPRPLSSTKSSVSTGSRLRVAYQGVPGAYSEAAAGKAYPNCEAVPCEQFDAAFEAVERWIVDRAVLPIENSLGGSIHRNYDLLLRHRLHIVGEVKFAVRHCLLANHGVKIEELKRVLSHPQALAQCENTLTGLGLVREAVDDTAGAAKHVAFHKLEDAGAVASSVAASIYGLNILAEDIQDDSDNVTRFLMLAREPIIPGIDRPFKTSIVFSLEEGPGILFKALAVFALRQINLTKIESRPLRNQPLRSSDDNGSSNRYFDYLFYVDFEASMADQNAQNALRHLKEFATFLRVLGSYPTDTSMA
- the LOC120087646 gene encoding arogenate dehydratase 2-like isoform X2; protein product: MATSISRSSIPPSPRYICSRSSPSYRRAYLILDSRCFWKRLCCSSRCVSVLHGGSGKNSRFVETQSAMEDSHFEVVIKDPSTLPRPLSSTKSSVSTGSRLRVAYQGVPGAYSEAAAGKAYPNCEAVPCEQFDAAFEAVERWIVDRAVLPIENSLGGSIHRNYDLLLRHRLHIVGEVKFAVRHCLLANHGVKIEELKRVLSHPQALAQCENTLTGLGLVREAVDDTAGAAKHVAFHKLEDAGAVASSVAASIYGLNILAEDIQDDSDNVTRFLMLAREPIIPGIDRPFKTSIVFSLEEGPGILFKALAVFALRQINLTKIESRPLRNQPLRSSDDNGSSKYFDYLFYVDFEASMADQNAQNALRHLKEFATFLRVLGSYPTDTSMA